GTGCGGTGACTGCTTGGTTGATCACGCAACTGATGGTGTTTACAGCCTGGATCTTCTTCCGCCTCCCTAATCTAAAAGACTCGCTTTGGGTGGTGCAACATCTTTCGGGTCACACAGCGGATGCTCAATTTACCCAAAAGATTTATATAGAAGGGTTAAAAATGGAGCGACCTCAAATCGCCCTGTTGCTGTGGTTAATCGTGGCATTAATGGGCATTGCCTATGCCTTTAGCCGAGGTCTGAAGCTACAAATCAATTGGCCCTTAAAACTGTTGCTAGTACCGATTAGCTTCTACCTAGTTTGGTTACTAGCGCCTCAGGGCAGTCTGCCCTACATTTACTTTGACTTCTAGAGCCATCCCTAGGGAGTTCTCAATGAAGCACTCAAGGCGAATGAAGCGCTAAACTTTAAAACAAGGAAGCCCTGATCAATTGACCAGGGCTTCTGTTTATTAAATGCCAGCTAATTTATACAAGTCGCTAGCGGCTTTTATTTGTTTTTTATTTGTACAACTATCTTCGCTAACTTCTAGCTCCCAGGCTAGGGTTAATCTACCCATTCATTACCCAAGGCTTCTGGGTAACGGCTTTAGAATCTTTTTATGATTGCTCCGACAAGGCTCTAGCTATAGAAAAAACCAAATAATTATGACACTAAAGCCTCTTTACAAAATTTAGTTATTTCGTGTTTAAACACTCTTAAGGAACAAATATTATTTAACAACATTAAGGAAAGAAGTTAGGTTAAACCTATATATTAGGTAGCCAGGTTTTGGCTTCCTTAAATGCTTAATCTCAATATATCCAAGCAAGTTAATTCAGCACTTATCCAACCATGACTACTACTCTACAGAGACGCGAAAGCGGTAACCTATGGGAGCGGTTTTGTGGATGGGTCACCAGCACCGACAACCGCCTCTATGTAGGCTGGTTCGGCGTCCTGATGATTCCTACCCTGCTCTCTGCCACCATCTGCTTCATCATCGCCTTCATTGCCGCTCCTCCCGTTGATATCGATGGTATCCGTGAGCCTGTCGCTGGCTCCCTCATCTACGGCAACAACATCATCTCTGGTGCCGTTGTTCCTTCCTCCAATGCGATCGGCCTCCACTTCTACCCCATCTGGGAAGCTGCTTCCCTCGATGAGTGGCTCTACAACGGTGGCCCTTACCAGTTGGTGATTTTCCACTTCCTCATTGGCGTCTTCTGCTACATGGGTCGTGAGTGGGAACTCTCCTACCGCCTCGGTATGCGTCCTTGGATCTGCGTTGCTTACTCTGCACCCGTAGCAGCAGCAACCGCAGTCTTCCTCATCTACCCTATCGGCCAAGGTTCCTTCTCCGATGGCATGCCCCTCGGTATCTCTGGTACCTTCAACTTCATGTTGGTGTTCCAAGCGGAGCACAACATCTTGATGCACCCCTTCCACCAACTCGGTGTCGCAGGTGTATTCGGGGGTGCTCTGTTCTCCGCGATGCACGGTTCCTTGGTGACTTCCTCCTTGGTGCGTGAAACCAGCGAGAACGAGTCTCAGAACTACGGTTACAAGTTCGGTCAAGAAGAAGAGACCTACAACATCGTGGCAGCTCACGGCTACTTCGGCCGCTTGATCTTCCAATATGCGTCCTTCAACAACAGCCGGGCGCTGCACTTCTTCTTGGGTGCATGGCCTGTGATCGGCATCTGGTTCACGTCCTTGGGCATCAGCACGATGGCGTTCAACCTAAACGGCTTCAACTTCAACCAGTCGATCATCGACTCACAGGGTCAGGTGATTGGCACCTGGGCTGACGTACTGAACCGTGCGAACCTGGGTATGGAAGTGATGCACGAGCGCAACGCTCACAACTTCCCCCTCGACCTGGCTGCTGGCGAAGCAACGCCTGTAGCACTGAGCGCTCCTAGCATTCACGCTTAATCAAAACTCAAGTGACAGGGTGAGACTTGCCCCCTGAGCCAAAACAAAACACCACTTGTTCGTTGTTAAAGGCGCTCTCCACACAGAGGGCGCTTTTTTCATTAGGCTAGAAATAGAATTGGGTGACGTGCAAAAGGGTACCTGGACGAGGTGAGTGCCTTTTGCGGCCTGAGCTTCACTCACAGGCGATCGCCAGAATTTTTGTGAGTCGAGCAACTTCAACCGTTATGATTTGAGCTTGGATGAATTTAGGAGGCAGTCCCACGGTTTACGCACGTCCCTTAGCTCGCTTAATTGAGCAACTACAACGCTTACCAGGTGTGGGGCCTAAAACTGCGCAACGGCTCGCTTTACATATTCTCAAACGTCCAGAAACAGAGGTTCAAGCACTCGCTCAAGCTTTGATGGAAGCAAAGCAACAGATTGGCCTATGTTCTGTCTGTTTTCACCTGTCGGCTGAACCTGTTTGTGAAATTTGTCGCACCGCAAATCGCGATCGCACTACCCTCTGTGTCGTGGCCGATTCACGAGATGTGATTGCGATCGAAAAAACACGAGAATATCGCGGTAAGTATCACGTATTAGGCGGTTTGATTTCACCGATGGATGGAATTGGCCCCGACCAACTTTATATCCATCAATTGGTGCGGCGAGTCAGCCAGGATAAGGTTCAAGAAGCCATTCTAGCCATTAGCCCTAGTATTGAGGGTGAAACCACCACCCTCTACGTCGGCCAGCTATTAAAGCCGTTTACAAAAGTGACTCGAATTGCCTTTGGTTTGCCAATGGGGGGCGACCTAGAGTACGCCGATGAGGTGACGTTGGCAAGGGCACTAGAGGGCCGACGAGAGTTGGACTAGAAGTAAGTTTATGGCGCTAAAACGGTAAGCGATCGCCCCTCACCCGCCTGCCATAAACTACTTCAGCTTTTGCTTGATGAAAGTAACAATCTGCGTGAGTTGTTTCTTCAGCCCATCAATTTCTGCCTGCATCTTGGCAATCTTCTCATTCAGCGCCTGAATCTCAGCAGCCGATGCTCCTGACTCTGTAGGTGCTGCGGTAGCGGCGGCGGCGGGGGTAGCGGCGGCGGCGGGGGCTGGTTGTACCCGTGGCAGTTTTGCTTTAGCCATTGAGGCTTTAATCGCTTCAATTAGCTCTTTCTGCTCAAAAGGCTTTTCAATAAATTCAAAAAACTCAAAAGGCTCAGGGATTTTCTCGGTCACTTCTTCCCGACGCCCTGACATCACCACGAGGGGAATGCTTTGCAAATCGGCTTGATTCTGAATCTGTTGGAATACTTCCCAGCCACTCATCCGGGGTAGCAGAAAGTCTAGCATGATCAGGTTTGGCCGTTCTTGGCGGATTAAGTTAAGACCTTCAACCCCATCTTTTGCTTCGAGGACTTCAAAGTTACCTTTGGGTAACATATCTCGCACTCGCATCCGGATGACTCTGCTGTCATCGATAACTAGGATCTTGTGACTTGCCACAACTGACTCCTTAGGGGGTGACTCAAGGTTTAGTGAAGATTTGGATTATTATTTCTCGACCGTCCTGCTGTTTGATCCTGTCGGAGGATAACCTTAGGTGAAGAATTAATCAATGCACAGTTAAGTAGAGAAATTTGGTATACATCACTCAAGTGATGTTGAGTACAGGCATAGTGGTAATTCTATGACACCATAAACCAGCGTAGCTTCTGCAAGTGAAATTACTCTAATTTCGGCTGGGTTAAACACTTGTTTGGTGATGTTGGCATAGGACAGGCATTCTAATATGCCCAAAATCTCCCCAAAATTAATCTAAAAGCAAAAGCGATCGCGCTACCTTAGGCTTTCGCATAGATTGCGTTTTGGTGAGTGCCGCTATTATCAGTGACGGGAAAGGTCAAAATTGCAATTTCGATAACAAGTTCTAGAATTTGTAATCAGACGACCTGAACTCAGTAACCCCTGGCTGGAGCCACCCAAGTTTTATGCCTGCCGAAGTAGAGCCAACCCTACAGCCAACTTTGACGACCCCATCGACTGCTACCCGTCGAGCCGAGATTGCCAGTATGCCCGAATGGCTCCGGCGTCCGGTGGGTAAGGCTAGTGAGATTTCTACGGTTCAAAAAATTATCAAGCAGCGGCAGATTCACACAATTTGCGAAGAGGGACGCTGTCCGAATCGGGGAGAGTGTTACGCCCAGAAGACGGCAACCTTTCTGCTGATGGGGCCTATCTGTACTCGTGCCTGTGGCTTTTGTCAGGTGGATAAAGGCCATGCTCCGATGCCGCTTGACCCTCAGGAACCAGAAAAAATTGCTGAATCAGTTAATTTGCTAGGTTTGGAGTACGTGGTGCTAACTTCGGTCGCGCGCGATGACTTGCCCGATCAAGGAGCGAGTTGGTTTGCGGCGACGATGGCGGCAATTCGCAAAACAAACCCCAACACTCAAATTGAAGTGCTGACACCCGATTTTTGGGGTGGACGAGCAACTGATGTAGAGGCAGCAGAGATGCAGCGGCAGCGAATTGCGACCGTGACAGCGGCTCAGCCTGCTTGCTACAACCACAACATTGAAACAGTGAAGCGCTTACAAGGCCCAGTCAGGCGTGGTGCGAAGTATGAGCGATCGCTGCAAGTACTACGAGTGGTGAAAGAGCTAACTCCCCAGATTCCTACCAAGTCTGGCTTAATGCTGGGGCATGGCGAAACCGAATCAGAGGTGATAGAAGCTCTGAAAGATCTACGGGCTGTGGATTGCGATCGCCTCACGCTGGGTCAATATATGCGCCCATCGTTAGAGCACTTACCTGTCCAGAAATATTGGACTCCCGAAGAATTTGAGCATTTGGGGGCGATCGCTCGTGAACTGGGTTTCTCTCATGTGCGCTCTGGCCCTCTAGTGCGTAGTTCTTACCATGCTGGAGAAGCGGTTTAATCAGGGGGTGGGTATGGCGAGATCTCTCCTGGGATCGAGAAAAATCTTCGCCAAAGCAAAATAAAATCTTCCTACTGGCGCGTGTGCTTCACCTAGGCTCTTTGGTATTTCTGTTTAGTAGAGTTACACAAGGAGCTTGTTTAATGAACGCTCAAGCAACGAAATCATCTGTTAAGACCAAAGCGGTTGTGAATGAGTCTAAGCCTCCCTATCCATACCGCACTATTGTTAGCTTGGTTCTTTTAGCTGGCAATTTCCTGGTTGCAGCTATTTATTTCCGTGCAATCAACCCGTAGTGGTCTTAGACTTCTGCTTTGGTTCAGTCTTGGTCTACTTAAGTTAGGCGCTAGTGTTGCTCAAATTGTGCCCTTAAATAAGCCCTGTGGGCGAACGAGTAGCACTAGCACCATGATTAATAAAGCCACTCCGAGCTTATATTCGGTGGGCAACCAATAAGTACTAACTTCTTGGGCCACTCCAATAATCAAAGCGCCCGCGATCGCGCCATAAGGATTACCAATCCCGCCCAAAATGACTGCCGCAAACATGGGCAAAATCAAAAACCAGCCCATGTTAGGACGTACTGCGGTAATTAGGCCATACATGCCACCACCCAGGGCTGTCAGGCTACCCGCAATCACCCAAGTCCAGATTACAACTTGGTCTACGTCAATTCCCGACACCCGTGCTAAATCGATGTCATCCGCCACAGCTCGCATCGCTTTACCAATCTTGGTGTTTTGAAGTAGATAATGCAGGCCCAAAATCACTA
This region of Trichocoleus desertorum NBK24 genomic DNA includes:
- the lipA gene encoding lipoyl synthase, coding for MPAEVEPTLQPTLTTPSTATRRAEIASMPEWLRRPVGKASEISTVQKIIKQRQIHTICEEGRCPNRGECYAQKTATFLLMGPICTRACGFCQVDKGHAPMPLDPQEPEKIAESVNLLGLEYVVLTSVARDDLPDQGASWFAATMAAIRKTNPNTQIEVLTPDFWGGRATDVEAAEMQRQRIATVTAAQPACYNHNIETVKRLQGPVRRGAKYERSLQVLRVVKELTPQIPTKSGLMLGHGETESEVIEALKDLRAVDCDRLTLGQYMRPSLEHLPVQKYWTPEEFEHLGAIARELGFSHVRSGPLVRSSYHAGEAV
- the psbA gene encoding photosystem II q(b) protein: MTTTLQRRESGNLWERFCGWVTSTDNRLYVGWFGVLMIPTLLSATICFIIAFIAAPPVDIDGIREPVAGSLIYGNNIISGAVVPSSNAIGLHFYPIWEAASLDEWLYNGGPYQLVIFHFLIGVFCYMGREWELSYRLGMRPWICVAYSAPVAAATAVFLIYPIGQGSFSDGMPLGISGTFNFMLVFQAEHNILMHPFHQLGVAGVFGGALFSAMHGSLVTSSLVRETSENESQNYGYKFGQEEETYNIVAAHGYFGRLIFQYASFNNSRALHFFLGAWPVIGIWFTSLGISTMAFNLNGFNFNQSIIDSQGQVIGTWADVLNRANLGMEVMHERNAHNFPLDLAAGEATPVALSAPSIHA
- the psaX gene encoding photosystem I protein PsaX — encoded protein: MNAQATKSSVKTKAVVNESKPPYPYRTIVSLVLLAGNFLVAAIYFRAINP
- a CDS encoding PleD family two-component system response regulator codes for the protein MASHKILVIDDSRVIRMRVRDMLPKGNFEVLEAKDGVEGLNLIRQERPNLIMLDFLLPRMSGWEVFQQIQNQADLQSIPLVVMSGRREEVTEKIPEPFEFFEFIEKPFEQKELIEAIKASMAKAKLPRVQPAPAAAATPAAAATAAPTESGASAAEIQALNEKIAKMQAEIDGLKKQLTQIVTFIKQKLK
- the recR gene encoding recombination mediator RecR, which encodes MNLGGSPTVYARPLARLIEQLQRLPGVGPKTAQRLALHILKRPETEVQALAQALMEAKQQIGLCSVCFHLSAEPVCEICRTANRDRTTLCVVADSRDVIAIEKTREYRGKYHVLGGLISPMDGIGPDQLYIHQLVRRVSQDKVQEAILAISPSIEGETTTLYVGQLLKPFTKVTRIAFGLPMGGDLEYADEVTLARALEGRRELD